A part of Tachysurus vachellii isolate PV-2020 chromosome 4, HZAU_Pvac_v1, whole genome shotgun sequence genomic DNA contains:
- the palm3 gene encoding paralemmin-3, producing MDEAEKYQQRLQAIAEKRRLQEEQDRAKRQLEDEKLRLQQLKRKSLRDQWLLEAPPLSPDSAGPRAPLWSTEAQQIEAQQLQSEIIDKTYKHKEDSSTSAQSHTDLHGNSEKVNAVTPHPSGSSVNGEEKSTDPSYDKSLTNGTARDEKSNSAPLQHVNDITKGEETLLFLGYTEAEPGQGLCNDDDDVSAVIRAERVIITEEGVEVTQDTEAEEEKVEEEGREEEEIIKQEEKREEEIEEELEKEREEGREEEEIIKQEEKRGEEIKEELEKEREEGREEEEIIKQEEKREEEIEEELEKEREEGREEEEIIKQEEKRGEEIKEELEKEREEGREEEEIIKQEEKREEEIEEELEKEREEGREEEEIIKQEEKREEEIEEELEKEREEGREEAERIKQEEKRGEKIEEELEKEREEGRETEREEDVLQNNLEMPSEAGEVTEFEEGLRNNNREMNANVEPSNEDTKERKISHTDEETIAGPETKSVTDSDLITDLISDADPAAIIEQETAAAEAPGGAVQIPSDSTTLSASAPNPNGAQKSPDPASSPTNAAAQFQEIPLGGATVEEEPLLATKVGPLTEATNPTPAEGAKTKTCQCCTVM from the exons aggaAGTCTCTGAGGGATCAGTGGTTGCTGGAGGCACCTCCCCTTTctccagacagtgcaggacctcGAGCTCCTCTCTGGAGTACAGAAGCTCAGCAGATTGAAGCACAACA gttgcAGAGTGAGATCATAGATAAAACATACAAGCATAAGGAAGACAGCTCAACTTCAGCCCAGTCACACACAGatctccatggcaacagcgAG AAAGTAAATGCTGTGACACCACATCCATCAG GAAGTTCAGTGAACGGAGAGGAGAAAAGCACAGACCCTTCTTATGACAAGTCTCTCACCAATGGCACTGCACGAGATGAGAAATCCAACAGTGCTCCTCTTCAGCATGTTAATGACATCACCAAGGGGGAGGAGACTCTTTTATTCCTGGGTTATACGGAGGCGGAGCCTGGGCAGGGTttgtgtaatgatgatgatgatgtcagtgCAGTCATTCGTGCAGAGAGAGTGATCATCACAGAGGAGGGAGTGGAAGTGACCCAGGACACGGAAGCAGAGGAGGAGAAAGTGGAagaggaaggaagagaagaggaagaaataataaagcaagaggaaaaaagagaggagGAAATAGAGGAAGAActagagaaggaaagagaggaaggaagagaagaggaagaaataataaagcaagaggaaaaaagaggggaggaaataaaggaagaactagagaaggaaagagaggaaggaagagaagaggaagaaataataaagcaagaggaaaaaagagaggagGAAATAGAGGAAGAActagagaaggaaagagaggaaggaagagaagaggaagaaataataaagcaagaggaaaaaagaggggaggaaataaaggaagaactagagaaggaaagagaggaaggaagagaagaggaagaaataataaagcaagaggaaaaaagagaggagGAAATAGAGGAAGAActagagaaggaaagagaggaaggaagagaagaggaagaaataataaagcaagaggaaaaaagagaggagGAAATAGAGGAAGAActagagaaggaaagagaggaaggaagagaagaggCAGAAAGAATAAagcaagaggaaaaaagaggggAGAAAATAGAGGAAGaactagagaaagaaagagaggaaggaagagagacagaaagagaggaggaTGTTTTGCAGAATAATCTAGAAATGCCCAGTGAGGCTGGTGAAGTTACTGAGTTTGAGGAAGGTCTCAGAAATAACAACAGAGAAATGAACGCAAATGTTGAACCATCAAACGaagacacaaaagaaagaaaaatctcaCACACTGATGAAGAAACGATTGCAGGCCCTGAAACAAAATCAGTCACAGACTCAGATTTAATCACAGATTTGATATCAGATGCAGATCCAGCAGCAATTATTGAACAGGAAACAGCAGCAGCTGAAGCACCAGGGGGCGCCGTTCAAATACCCTCTGACTCTACCACACTGTCTGCTTCAGCCCCGAATCCTAACGGTGCCCAGAAATCTCCAGATCCCGCTTCGTCCCCCACAAACGCCGCAGCACAGTTCCAGGAAATACCACTGGGTGGAGCTACGGTAGAAGAGGAGCCGCTATTGGCCACGAAAGTGGGACCGCTGACAGAAGCAACTAACCCAACGCCGGCCGAGGGGGCAAAGACTAAAACCTGCCAGTGCTGTACAGTCATGTGA
- the misp3 gene encoding uncharacterized protein misp3 isoform X1, whose protein sequence is MNLDQYDDNQSDSGVSADFSLNSMSDNETPIEREIRLGFEREQSLRRSRGLDETREFIEIPLRKSILSQDLPDKSLKDHSKERQFAGKKMQHEIHAESEREKVLVKLGRLPGFYDKGTMRQLQDKKLLFEAFQESRDLQISSSGNQEPLKSLEMHVKTNSSFQPTEALPKDLQHSRNHDNKTFRTVQDLKNEGTSCVSSCKILNGRNQDCSSKEHTKHTGLDSPPLFPSLKEKKLLFESLQDIEVSQKKSLDVFFQNQNSGLKTIQEPKDLQIKRNQNDKMMEISKETASNLKMQNPKQCGPGFSEAVERQVIILEKNPTVILDTNRQVYKPVSKTDVGTIRSSHEECHHNSKVQDLMANGEEQKENPFFKLRSSLSRLPDMQKDIQETKKREEELCKQRMCLYGNRSKITVIPSRTRPTHSNTNTLEQNLNISSVSSSFGKLDLTWPPPSLQNRHKTQPEVKEQRPTNLLVQRWESGLINGHSNDHRN, encoded by the exons ATGAACCTGGATCAGTATGATGACAACCAAAGTGACAGCGGCGTGTCTGCTGATTTCTCCCTGAACAGCATGTCAGATAACGAGACGCCAATAGAGAGGGAGATACGACTCGGCTTTGAGCGTGAGCAGAGCCTTCGCCGCTCACGAGGCCTGGACGAGACCAGAGAGTTCATTGAGATCCCGCTCAGAAAGTCCATCCTCTCTCAGGATCTCCCAGACAAATCACTGAAAGATCACAGCAAGGAACGGCAGTTCGCAGGGAAGAAGATGCAGCATGAGATTCATGCTgaatctgagagagagaaggtgctGGTCAAGCTCGGTAGACTGCCTGGATTTTATGACAAAGGTACCATGAGACAACTTCAGGATAAAAAGCTTCTCTTTGAAGCATTCCAGGAATCCAGAGATCTCCAAATCTCCAGCAGTGGAAATCAGGAACCCTTAAAAAGCTTGGAGATGCACGTAAAGACCAATTCCTCATTCCAGCCCACTGAAGCTTTACCCAAGGATCTTCAGCACTCAAGAAACCATGATAATAAAACATTCAGAACTGTCCAGGATCTGAAGAATGAGGGAACATCCTGTGTTTCATCCTGTAAGATCCTAAATGGTAGAAATCAGGACTGCTCATCTAaggaacacacaaaacacacagggtTAGATTCTCCTCCACTTTTCCCATCTTTGAAAGAGAAGAAGCTCCTGTTTGAATCCCTCCAGGACATTGAGGTTTCTCAGAAGAAAAGCTTGGACGTATTTTTTCAGAACCAAAATTCTGGATTAAAAACCATTCAGGAACCCAAAGATCTCCAGATCAAAAGAAATCAGAATGACAAGATGATGGAAATTTCTAAAGAAACAGCAAGCAACCTGAAAATGCAGAACCCAAAACAGTGTGGTCCAGGGTTCTCAGAAGCTGTGGAACGGCAGGTGATAATCCTTGAGAAGAATCCTACAGTGATtttagacacaaacagacaggttTACAAACCAGTGTCTAAGACGGACGTAGGAACCATCAGATCGTCACATGAGGAATGTCATCACAACTCAAAAGTCCAAGACCTGATGGCTAATGGTGAAGAACAGAAGGAGAACCCATTCTTCAAACTGAGATCGTCACTGTCCCGACTCCCGGACATGCAGAAGGACATTCAAGAAACAAAAAAGCGGGAGGAAGAACTTTGCAAACAGAGGATGTGTCTCTATGGCAACAGGTCAAAGATCACAGTGATACCGAGCAGAACCAGAccaacacacagcaacacaaacacactggaaCAGAATCTGAACATCTCatcag TTAGTTCATCATTTGGGAAGTTGGATCTAACATGGCCACCTCCTTCTCTACagaacagacacaaaacacagccTGAG GTAAAGGAACAGAGACCGACGAACCTGTTAGTCCAGCGCTGGGAATCAGGTCTGATCAACGGACACAGCAACGACCATCGCAACTGA
- the misp3 gene encoding uncharacterized protein misp3 isoform X2, with amino-acid sequence MNLDQYDDNQSDSGVSADFSLNSMSDNETPIEREIRLGFEREQSLRRSRGLDETREFIEIPLRKSILSQDLPDKSLKDHSKERQFAGKKMQHEIHAESEREKVLVKLGRLPGFYDKGTMRQLQDKKLLFEAFQESRDLQISSSGNQEPLKSLEMHVKTNSSFQPTEALPKDLQHSRNHDNKTFRTVQDLKNEGTSCVSSCKILNGRNQDCSSKEHTKHTGLDSPPLFPSLKEKKLLFESLQDIEVSQKKSLDVFFQNQNSGLKTIQEPKDLQIKRNQNDKMMEISKETASNLKMQNPKQCGPGFSEAVERQVIILEKNPTVILDTNRQVYKPVSKTDVGTIRSSHEECHHNSKVQDLMANGEEQKENPFFKLRSSLSRLPDMQKDIQETKKREEELCKQRMCLYGNRSKITVIPSRTRPTHSNTNTLEQNLNISSGKGTETDEPVSPALGIRSDQRTQQRPSQLTTEQTHTF; translated from the exons ATGAACCTGGATCAGTATGATGACAACCAAAGTGACAGCGGCGTGTCTGCTGATTTCTCCCTGAACAGCATGTCAGATAACGAGACGCCAATAGAGAGGGAGATACGACTCGGCTTTGAGCGTGAGCAGAGCCTTCGCCGCTCACGAGGCCTGGACGAGACCAGAGAGTTCATTGAGATCCCGCTCAGAAAGTCCATCCTCTCTCAGGATCTCCCAGACAAATCACTGAAAGATCACAGCAAGGAACGGCAGTTCGCAGGGAAGAAGATGCAGCATGAGATTCATGCTgaatctgagagagagaaggtgctGGTCAAGCTCGGTAGACTGCCTGGATTTTATGACAAAGGTACCATGAGACAACTTCAGGATAAAAAGCTTCTCTTTGAAGCATTCCAGGAATCCAGAGATCTCCAAATCTCCAGCAGTGGAAATCAGGAACCCTTAAAAAGCTTGGAGATGCACGTAAAGACCAATTCCTCATTCCAGCCCACTGAAGCTTTACCCAAGGATCTTCAGCACTCAAGAAACCATGATAATAAAACATTCAGAACTGTCCAGGATCTGAAGAATGAGGGAACATCCTGTGTTTCATCCTGTAAGATCCTAAATGGTAGAAATCAGGACTGCTCATCTAaggaacacacaaaacacacagggtTAGATTCTCCTCCACTTTTCCCATCTTTGAAAGAGAAGAAGCTCCTGTTTGAATCCCTCCAGGACATTGAGGTTTCTCAGAAGAAAAGCTTGGACGTATTTTTTCAGAACCAAAATTCTGGATTAAAAACCATTCAGGAACCCAAAGATCTCCAGATCAAAAGAAATCAGAATGACAAGATGATGGAAATTTCTAAAGAAACAGCAAGCAACCTGAAAATGCAGAACCCAAAACAGTGTGGTCCAGGGTTCTCAGAAGCTGTGGAACGGCAGGTGATAATCCTTGAGAAGAATCCTACAGTGATtttagacacaaacagacaggttTACAAACCAGTGTCTAAGACGGACGTAGGAACCATCAGATCGTCACATGAGGAATGTCATCACAACTCAAAAGTCCAAGACCTGATGGCTAATGGTGAAGAACAGAAGGAGAACCCATTCTTCAAACTGAGATCGTCACTGTCCCGACTCCCGGACATGCAGAAGGACATTCAAGAAACAAAAAAGCGGGAGGAAGAACTTTGCAAACAGAGGATGTGTCTCTATGGCAACAGGTCAAAGATCACAGTGATACCGAGCAGAACCAGAccaacacacagcaacacaaacacactggaaCAGAATCTGAACATCTCatcag GTAAAGGAACAGAGACCGACGAACCTGTTAGTCCAGCGCTGGGAATCAGGTCTGATCAACGGACACAGCAACGACCATCGCAACTGAccacagagcaaacacacaccttcTGA
- the LOC132845076 gene encoding killer cell immunoglobulin-like receptor 3DL1 isoform X2, with product MSLCGFFFASLLIFPAQFLQTCAGGDLVHEAPPAPELVQVSSGVSSVVVLRCRAPPGHRGRVFQLYRVRTLTHSLQSETQRSYVDFQVSTNATDTQEIYCCRYDHSVYSPYTRLLLPTRTNTPPIPPHLSVMPPDGHVRPGQVVEFHCQALPTVTPVAFVLQKQQREEEDIQIVSHSTYPHFRVGPVGVADRGIYTCFYQLTKPEGVQNSAPSSPVSVNIRVVLPAPHLSQGAEGTLVCTGSPSYPGAHFSLFQQGSSSPLATKTAHMIQHSMRFAASGQLEDGGRYQCQYSVLLGNNWEHSDLSSPIQLPCVTGSLSCSTISADNHPPHTGLMDLPLVFGSIATVLLFLMVFIFLWVGIRKYAKSAAEKRRQREQDQFWKQVHSRDHIIDLTLQRVSTGSKEDEAAAESEPIYDCPLSTFTHPPAY from the exons ATGTCATTGTGTGGATTTTTCTTCGCATCACTTCTCATCTTTCCGGCTCAATTTCTCCAAACCTGtg CAGGCGGAGATTTGGTTCATGAGGCTCCTCCCGCTCCGGAGTTGGTGCAGGTGTCCTCAGGTGTGTCCTCAGTTGTAGTGTTACGATGTCGCGCCCCTCCGGGTCACAGGGGTCGAGTGTTTCAGCTCTACCGGGTgcgaacactcacacactcgcttcAGTCTGAAACGCAGCGCTCGTACGTCGACTTCCAGGTCAGCACCAatgccacagacacacaggagaTCTACTGCTGCCGTTACGACCACAGCGTGTACAGCCCCTACACACGCCTCCTTCTTCCAACAC GCACAAATACACCTCCTATTCCTCCTCATCTCTCAGTCATGCCCCCAGATGGGCATGTACGACCTGGTCAGGTGGTAGAGTTCCATTGTCAGGCCCTGCCCACTGTCACTCCTGTGGCATTTGTCCTCCAAAAACAACAAAGGGAAGAAGAGGACATTCAAATCGTGAGCCATTCTACTTATCCTCACTTCAGGGTGGGACCAGTGGGTGTGGCTGATAGAGGCATCTACACCTGCTTCTACCAACTGACCAAACCAGAGGGAGTTCAAAACTCTGCCCCCAGTTCACCTGTTTCTGTTAACATAAGAG TTGTGCTCCCAGCTCCACATTTATCTCAGGGGGCAGAGGGTACATTAGTGTGCACCGGGTCTCCCTCCTACCCTGGTGCTCATTTCTCCCTGTTCCAACAGGGTTCTTCGTCACCATTAGCAACAAAAACTGCCCACATGATTCAGCACAGCATGCGATTTGCTGCATCAGGACAGCTTGAGGATGGGGGCAGATACCAGTGTCAGTACAGTGTGCTGCTGGGTAATAATTGGGAACATTCTGATCTCAGCTCCCCTATTCAACTGCcctgtgttacag GATCTCTTTCCTGCAGCACAATTTCTGCAGATAACCATCCtccacacacag GTTTGATGGACCTGCCACTTGTATTTGGCTCCATTGCCACTGTATTGCTTTTCCTGATGGTGTTCATCTTCCTGTGGGTTGGGATTCGCAAATACG CTAAGTCAGCAGCCGAAAAAAGAAGGCAAAG GGAACAGGACCAGTTCTGGAAGCAGGTCCACTCCAGAGACCACATCATCG aTCTCACACTACAGAGAGTCAGCACTGGCTCCAAG GAAGATGAAGCAGCAGCAGAGTCAGAGCCCATCTACGACTGTCCACTCAGCACATTCACTCACCCACCTGCCTactga
- the LOC132845076 gene encoding killer cell immunoglobulin-like receptor 3DL1 isoform X1 yields the protein MSLCGFFFASLLIFPAQFLQTCAAGGDLVHEAPPAPELVQVSSGVSSVVVLRCRAPPGHRGRVFQLYRVRTLTHSLQSETQRSYVDFQVSTNATDTQEIYCCRYDHSVYSPYTRLLLPTRTNTPPIPPHLSVMPPDGHVRPGQVVEFHCQALPTVTPVAFVLQKQQREEEDIQIVSHSTYPHFRVGPVGVADRGIYTCFYQLTKPEGVQNSAPSSPVSVNIRVVLPAPHLSQGAEGTLVCTGSPSYPGAHFSLFQQGSSSPLATKTAHMIQHSMRFAASGQLEDGGRYQCQYSVLLGNNWEHSDLSSPIQLPCVTGSLSCSTISADNHPPHTGLMDLPLVFGSIATVLLFLMVFIFLWVGIRKYAKSAAEKRRQREQDQFWKQVHSRDHIIDLTLQRVSTGSKEDEAAAESEPIYDCPLSTFTHPPAY from the exons ATGTCATTGTGTGGATTTTTCTTCGCATCACTTCTCATCTTTCCGGCTCAATTTCTCCAAACCTGtg CAGCAGGCGGAGATTTGGTTCATGAGGCTCCTCCCGCTCCGGAGTTGGTGCAGGTGTCCTCAGGTGTGTCCTCAGTTGTAGTGTTACGATGTCGCGCCCCTCCGGGTCACAGGGGTCGAGTGTTTCAGCTCTACCGGGTgcgaacactcacacactcgcttcAGTCTGAAACGCAGCGCTCGTACGTCGACTTCCAGGTCAGCACCAatgccacagacacacaggagaTCTACTGCTGCCGTTACGACCACAGCGTGTACAGCCCCTACACACGCCTCCTTCTTCCAACAC GCACAAATACACCTCCTATTCCTCCTCATCTCTCAGTCATGCCCCCAGATGGGCATGTACGACCTGGTCAGGTGGTAGAGTTCCATTGTCAGGCCCTGCCCACTGTCACTCCTGTGGCATTTGTCCTCCAAAAACAACAAAGGGAAGAAGAGGACATTCAAATCGTGAGCCATTCTACTTATCCTCACTTCAGGGTGGGACCAGTGGGTGTGGCTGATAGAGGCATCTACACCTGCTTCTACCAACTGACCAAACCAGAGGGAGTTCAAAACTCTGCCCCCAGTTCACCTGTTTCTGTTAACATAAGAG TTGTGCTCCCAGCTCCACATTTATCTCAGGGGGCAGAGGGTACATTAGTGTGCACCGGGTCTCCCTCCTACCCTGGTGCTCATTTCTCCCTGTTCCAACAGGGTTCTTCGTCACCATTAGCAACAAAAACTGCCCACATGATTCAGCACAGCATGCGATTTGCTGCATCAGGACAGCTTGAGGATGGGGGCAGATACCAGTGTCAGTACAGTGTGCTGCTGGGTAATAATTGGGAACATTCTGATCTCAGCTCCCCTATTCAACTGCcctgtgttacag GATCTCTTTCCTGCAGCACAATTTCTGCAGATAACCATCCtccacacacag GTTTGATGGACCTGCCACTTGTATTTGGCTCCATTGCCACTGTATTGCTTTTCCTGATGGTGTTCATCTTCCTGTGGGTTGGGATTCGCAAATACG CTAAGTCAGCAGCCGAAAAAAGAAGGCAAAG GGAACAGGACCAGTTCTGGAAGCAGGTCCACTCCAGAGACCACATCATCG aTCTCACACTACAGAGAGTCAGCACTGGCTCCAAG GAAGATGAAGCAGCAGCAGAGTCAGAGCCCATCTACGACTGTCCACTCAGCACATTCACTCACCCACCTGCCTactga
- the nfil3-5 gene encoding nuclear factor, interleukin 3 regulated, member 5: protein MENGNLSVQTPKTDSDVTANVENENVTSPQITSNTQQDQVTKPKPGVSFRRKREFISVENKDASYWEKRRKNNEAAKRSREKRRINDMVLENRVTALNDENLRLKMELLQLKLRFGLISSASYLEKTQQISSTAGDKHMSEEPNYLLMSSDSSEAEQITLSEGQVSLTKYPSRGSLSDSSDGSSVDCVEPQKDEMKREGSGVHVGRVQNHHRNAQEHHGFHQPASNQRSVILYNSSSYVAKNPADPEQTGSDDPPRSYALETLSEVAQQLASGSLDGPNYQYTKSKTDVHYTLEAHHLREKADPQHQNIYLTDPPALTDLRDHSFLCLNKDASSSDGDPRSSDKEASTDDESPSSSSSETGQSSHSGQNGEKVKTTALPHKLRLKQRAVSTEDSTSLTSVSLTLLQYEQNPRQISDAPEPSPCRGSVRRGSGSRGGRNKK, encoded by the coding sequence ATGGAAAATGGGAATCTTTCTGTCCAGACCCCCAAAACAGACTCGGATGTGACTGCAAACGTAGAGAACGAGAACGTGACGTCACCGCAAATCACCAGCAACACTCAACAAGACCAAGTCACCAAACCTAAACCTGGTGTGAGCTTCAGACGCAAGCGTGAGTTCATTTCAGTGGAAAATAAAGATGCATCGTACTGGGAAAAGCGCCGCAAGAACAACGAAGCAGCCAAACGCTCACGGGAAAAACGCAGAATTAACGACATGGTGCTGGAGAACCGGGTGACGGCGCTCAATGATGAGAACCTTCGCTTGAAGATGGAGCTTCTGCAGCTGAAGCTCAGGTTTGGGCTCATCAGCTCTGCATCCTACCTGGAGAAAACCCAACAAATCAGCAGCACTGCTGGAGACAAGCACATGTCTGAAGAGCCAAATTACCTCCTGATGAGCTCGGACTCTTCAGAGGCGGAGCAAATAACTCTGAGTGAAGGTCAAGTGTCGTTAACCAAATATCCTTCTCGAGGATCTCTGTCCGATTCCTCGGACGGTTCGTCTGTGGACTGTGTGGAACCGCAGAAAGACGAAATGAAGCGAGAAGGTTCAGGCGTTCACGTCGGCCGAGTGCAGAACCATCACCGCAACGCACAAGAACATCACGGGTTTCATCAGCCGGCTTCTAACCAGAGGAGCGTAATTCTCTACAACAGCAGCTCCTACGTCGCCAAGAACCCAGCTGATCCAgagcaaacaggaagtgatgatcCGCCGAGATCCTACGCTTTAGAGACTCTCTCAGAAGTGGCTCAGCAGCTGGCGAGTGGATCGCTGGATGGACCAAATTACCAATACACCAAAAGTAAAACAGATGTTCATTACACCCTTGAAGCCCATCATCTACGGGAGAAGGCTGATCCCCAGCACCAGAACATCTACCTCACTGACCCACCAGCACTAACTGATCTGAGAGACCACAGTTTCTTGTGTTTGAATAAGGATGCGTCCTCAAGCGACGGAGATCCTCGCAGCTCAGACAAGGAAGCGTCCACTGATGACGAGTCTCCATCTTCTTCATCGTCAGAAACCGGTCAGAGCTCACACTCTGGTCAAAATGGAGAAAAAGTTAAAACAACAGCGTTACCTCACAAACTGAGGCTGAAACAGCGAGCCGTGTCTACAGAGGACTCCACCTCCCTCACCTCAGTCTCTTTAACACTTCTGCAGTACGAACAAAACCCCAGGCAGATCTCAGATGCTCCTGAACCTTCTCCATGCAGAGGCAGCGTGAGGAGAGGGTCAGGATCACGAGGAGGAAGGAATAAGAAATGA